The following proteins come from a genomic window of Zonotrichia leucophrys gambelii isolate GWCS_2022_RI chromosome 4, RI_Zleu_2.0, whole genome shotgun sequence:
- the ST3GAL5 gene encoding lactosylceramide alpha-2,3-sialyltransferase isoform X3, producing the protein MKMRRPSWFLKGTRKILALFVVGGCFLYILKLHLDPEECDRTKMPYVDLDRVKRAQQFASAVLQEQCRPSYARKEMKKLFAEKYSMDISPFARKNMNEDEALFKYEPPFGFHKFSDKLQGLLELLPEHDLPEDLKSKHCKRCVVVGSGGILHGSELGHLLNQFDIVIRLNDAPVQGYTDHVGNKTTIRMTYPEGAPLSEHEYPPASLFVAVLFKGVDFSWLQAMVKNETLPLWMRLFFWREVAEKIPFTSKQFRILNPVIIKETALDILQFPEPRSKFWGWDKNVPTIGVTAVVLATHLCDEVSLAGFGYDLDQPSTPLHYYNSLCMAAMKEQTMHNVTSETKFLRKLIKEQVVRDLTGGIHCQFCSKDSS; encoded by the exons ATGAAGATGAGAAGACCAAGCTGGTTTCTAAAAGGTACTCGCAA AATTCTTGCACTGTTTGTGGTTGGAGGGTGCTTCCTTTATATTCTCAAATTGCATCTTGACCCTGAGGAATGTGACAGAACAAAAATGCCATATGTGGACCTTGATCGTGTAAAG aGGGCACAGCAGTTTGCCAgcgctgtgctgcaggagcagtgccgACCTTCTTATGCCAGGAAAGAGATGAAGAAGTTGTTTGCAGAGAAATACAGCATGGACATATCTCCCTTTGCAAGGAAAAATATGAATGAAGATGaagctttatttaaatatgAACCTCCATTTGGATTTCACAAGTTCTCTGATAAACTTCAAGGTCTCCTTGAGCTCTTACCTGAGCATGATTTACCAGAAGATTTGAAGTCAAAGCACTGCAAGCGCTGTGTTGTTGTTGGCAGTGGTGGAATTCTCcatggatcagagctgggtCACTTATTGAATCAGTTTGATATTGTTATCAG GTTAAATGATGCACCAGTTCAAGGCTACACGGATCATGTTGGTAACAAAACAACCATACGGATGACGTACCCCGAAGGAGCCCCCCTTTCTGAGCATGAGTATCCTCCTGCAAGCTTGTTTGTGGCTGTCCTCTTTAAAGGAGTTGATTTCAGCTGGCTTCAAGCCATGGTAAAAAATGAAACCTTG cCTCTGTGGATGCGGCTCTTCTTTTGGAGGGAGGTTGCTGAGAAAATTCCTTTCACATCAAAGCAGTTTAGGATTCTGAATCCAGTCATTATCAAAGAGACAGCTTTGGACATTTTGCAGTTCCCTGAGCCTCGATCAAAGTTCTGGGGTTGGGATAAG aATGTACCTACAATTGGGGTCACAGCAGTTGTTCTGGCCACACATCTGTGTGATGAAGTGAGCCTGGCAGGATTTGGATATGACCTGGACCAGCCCAGCACACCTTTGCACTATTACAACAGCCTCTGCATGGCTGCCATGAAGGAACAAACCATGCACAACGTGACGAGTGAAACAAAATTCCTGCGAAAACTGATCAAAGAACAAGTTGTCAGAGACCTCACTGGAGGGATACACTGTCAGTTCTGCAGCAAAGACAGCTCGTGA
- the ST3GAL5 gene encoding lactosylceramide alpha-2,3-sialyltransferase isoform X1, producing the protein MRRRRACGLGPEQSAGCAPPPAPELPAMLSDSNSGKLRSGHSPPVQWCKGAAHEDEKTKLVSKRILALFVVGGCFLYILKLHLDPEECDRTKMPYVDLDRVKRAQQFASAVLQEQCRPSYARKEMKKLFAEKYSMDISPFARKNMNEDEALFKYEPPFGFHKFSDKLQGLLELLPEHDLPEDLKSKHCKRCVVVGSGGILHGSELGHLLNQFDIVIRLNDAPVQGYTDHVGNKTTIRMTYPEGAPLSEHEYPPASLFVAVLFKGVDFSWLQAMVKNETLPLWMRLFFWREVAEKIPFTSKQFRILNPVIIKETALDILQFPEPRSKFWGWDKNVPTIGVTAVVLATHLCDEVSLAGFGYDLDQPSTPLHYYNSLCMAAMKEQTMHNVTSETKFLRKLIKEQVVRDLTGGIHCQFCSKDSS; encoded by the exons CAATGCTGAGTGACAGTAactctgggaagctgagaagtgGTCATTCACCTCCTGTGCAATGGTGTAAGGGGGCTGCACATGAAGATGAGAAGACCAAGCTGGTTTCTAAAAG AATTCTTGCACTGTTTGTGGTTGGAGGGTGCTTCCTTTATATTCTCAAATTGCATCTTGACCCTGAGGAATGTGACAGAACAAAAATGCCATATGTGGACCTTGATCGTGTAAAG aGGGCACAGCAGTTTGCCAgcgctgtgctgcaggagcagtgccgACCTTCTTATGCCAGGAAAGAGATGAAGAAGTTGTTTGCAGAGAAATACAGCATGGACATATCTCCCTTTGCAAGGAAAAATATGAATGAAGATGaagctttatttaaatatgAACCTCCATTTGGATTTCACAAGTTCTCTGATAAACTTCAAGGTCTCCTTGAGCTCTTACCTGAGCATGATTTACCAGAAGATTTGAAGTCAAAGCACTGCAAGCGCTGTGTTGTTGTTGGCAGTGGTGGAATTCTCcatggatcagagctgggtCACTTATTGAATCAGTTTGATATTGTTATCAG GTTAAATGATGCACCAGTTCAAGGCTACACGGATCATGTTGGTAACAAAACAACCATACGGATGACGTACCCCGAAGGAGCCCCCCTTTCTGAGCATGAGTATCCTCCTGCAAGCTTGTTTGTGGCTGTCCTCTTTAAAGGAGTTGATTTCAGCTGGCTTCAAGCCATGGTAAAAAATGAAACCTTG cCTCTGTGGATGCGGCTCTTCTTTTGGAGGGAGGTTGCTGAGAAAATTCCTTTCACATCAAAGCAGTTTAGGATTCTGAATCCAGTCATTATCAAAGAGACAGCTTTGGACATTTTGCAGTTCCCTGAGCCTCGATCAAAGTTCTGGGGTTGGGATAAG aATGTACCTACAATTGGGGTCACAGCAGTTGTTCTGGCCACACATCTGTGTGATGAAGTGAGCCTGGCAGGATTTGGATATGACCTGGACCAGCCCAGCACACCTTTGCACTATTACAACAGCCTCTGCATGGCTGCCATGAAGGAACAAACCATGCACAACGTGACGAGTGAAACAAAATTCCTGCGAAAACTGATCAAAGAACAAGTTGTCAGAGACCTCACTGGAGGGATACACTGTCAGTTCTGCAGCAAAGACAGCTCGTGA
- the ST3GAL5 gene encoding lactosylceramide alpha-2,3-sialyltransferase isoform X2: MCPTASAGASRSLPPSLPGREQRGWGAMLSDSNSGKLRSGHSPPVQWCKGAAHEDEKTKLVSKRILALFVVGGCFLYILKLHLDPEECDRTKMPYVDLDRVKRAQQFASAVLQEQCRPSYARKEMKKLFAEKYSMDISPFARKNMNEDEALFKYEPPFGFHKFSDKLQGLLELLPEHDLPEDLKSKHCKRCVVVGSGGILHGSELGHLLNQFDIVIRLNDAPVQGYTDHVGNKTTIRMTYPEGAPLSEHEYPPASLFVAVLFKGVDFSWLQAMVKNETLPLWMRLFFWREVAEKIPFTSKQFRILNPVIIKETALDILQFPEPRSKFWGWDKNVPTIGVTAVVLATHLCDEVSLAGFGYDLDQPSTPLHYYNSLCMAAMKEQTMHNVTSETKFLRKLIKEQVVRDLTGGIHCQFCSKDSS; encoded by the exons CAATGCTGAGTGACAGTAactctgggaagctgagaagtgGTCATTCACCTCCTGTGCAATGGTGTAAGGGGGCTGCACATGAAGATGAGAAGACCAAGCTGGTTTCTAAAAG AATTCTTGCACTGTTTGTGGTTGGAGGGTGCTTCCTTTATATTCTCAAATTGCATCTTGACCCTGAGGAATGTGACAGAACAAAAATGCCATATGTGGACCTTGATCGTGTAAAG aGGGCACAGCAGTTTGCCAgcgctgtgctgcaggagcagtgccgACCTTCTTATGCCAGGAAAGAGATGAAGAAGTTGTTTGCAGAGAAATACAGCATGGACATATCTCCCTTTGCAAGGAAAAATATGAATGAAGATGaagctttatttaaatatgAACCTCCATTTGGATTTCACAAGTTCTCTGATAAACTTCAAGGTCTCCTTGAGCTCTTACCTGAGCATGATTTACCAGAAGATTTGAAGTCAAAGCACTGCAAGCGCTGTGTTGTTGTTGGCAGTGGTGGAATTCTCcatggatcagagctgggtCACTTATTGAATCAGTTTGATATTGTTATCAG GTTAAATGATGCACCAGTTCAAGGCTACACGGATCATGTTGGTAACAAAACAACCATACGGATGACGTACCCCGAAGGAGCCCCCCTTTCTGAGCATGAGTATCCTCCTGCAAGCTTGTTTGTGGCTGTCCTCTTTAAAGGAGTTGATTTCAGCTGGCTTCAAGCCATGGTAAAAAATGAAACCTTG cCTCTGTGGATGCGGCTCTTCTTTTGGAGGGAGGTTGCTGAGAAAATTCCTTTCACATCAAAGCAGTTTAGGATTCTGAATCCAGTCATTATCAAAGAGACAGCTTTGGACATTTTGCAGTTCCCTGAGCCTCGATCAAAGTTCTGGGGTTGGGATAAG aATGTACCTACAATTGGGGTCACAGCAGTTGTTCTGGCCACACATCTGTGTGATGAAGTGAGCCTGGCAGGATTTGGATATGACCTGGACCAGCCCAGCACACCTTTGCACTATTACAACAGCCTCTGCATGGCTGCCATGAAGGAACAAACCATGCACAACGTGACGAGTGAAACAAAATTCCTGCGAAAACTGATCAAAGAACAAGTTGTCAGAGACCTCACTGGAGGGATACACTGTCAGTTCTGCAGCAAAGACAGCTCGTGA